The Brassica oleracea var. oleracea cultivar TO1000 chromosome C6, BOL, whole genome shotgun sequence genome includes a region encoding these proteins:
- the LOC106300214 gene encoding 30S ribosomal protein S1 isoform X2, which translates to MQTLLIQPSKSLFPSSIHSSGDVRDCIHFKPSEKASRFQFHRALTPSPFRSFASRRAYGIRFCSRDGVSDVRIAAEEEEEEEELELLNRPNPQKPDEEEDKEKPDDDELLEPFLKFFKHGEREEEEEEEEEGDEESERLTVEYYDPKPGEFVVGVVVSGNENKLDVSIGADMLGTMLTKEILPLYDKELDYLLCDLKHDAEEFLVHGKMGIVKDEEDDGVEVMEFARQGRPVVEIGTVIFAEVLGRTLSGRPLLSSRRYFRRIAWHRVRQINEPIEVKITEWNTGGLLTRIEGLRGFIPKQELVKRVNSFTDLKENVGRRLVVQITRLNEDKNDLILSEKTAWEKRYLREGTLLEGTVARILPYGAQVRLGESSRSGLLHISNITRRRIGSVSDVLQVDESLKVLVVKSLFPDKISLSIADLESEPGLFITNREKVFMEAEEMAKRYRAKMPTVTTRSEISTDRPPITSSFPQGKDEEIYANWDWFKFESQ; encoded by the exons ATGCAAACGCTTCTCATTCAGCCATCTAAGTCTCTCTTCCCCTCCTCCATTCACAGCTCCGGCGACGTCAGAGACTGTATCCACTTCAAACCATCGGAGAAAGCTTCTCGGTTTCAGTTTCACAGAGCCCTAACCCCCTCTCCGTTTCGCAGCTTCGCTTCTCGAAGAGCCTACGGGATCAGATTCTGCTCGCGCGACGGCGTCTCCGATGTTCGAATCGCGGCGGAGGAGGAGGAGGAGGAGGAGGAGCTTGAGCTATTGAACAGGCCTAATCCTCAGAAACCGGACGAGGAAGAGGATAAGGAGAAGCCTGACGACGACGAGCTCCTTGAGCCGTTTTTGAAATTCTTCAAGCATGGAGAACGAGAAGAAGAAGAAGAAGAAGAAGAAGAAGGTGACGAAGAATCGGAGAGACTCACCGTGGAGTATTACGATCCCAAGCCGGGTGAATTTGTCGTTGGAGTTGTGGTTTCAGGTAACGAGAACAAGCTCGATGTGAGTATAGGTGCGGATATGTTGGGGACTATGTTGACGAAGGAGATACTTCCGCTGTACGACAAAGAGTTGGATTACTTGCTGTGCGATTTGAAGCACGACGCTGAGGAGTTCTTGGTTCACGGTAAAATGGGGATTGTTAAGGATGAGGAGGATGATGGTGTTGAGGTGATGGAGTTTGCAAGGCAAGGGAGGCCTGTGGTGGAGATAGGGACGGTGATTTTCGCGGAGGTTTTGGGGAGGACGTTGAGTGGGAGGCCTTTGCTTTCTTCCAGACGTTACTTTCGGAGAATCGCTTGGCACCGTGTGAGGCAG ATTAATGAGCCTATTGAGGTTAAGATAACTGAGTGGAATACTGGAGGGCTACTTACCCGGATTGAG GGTTTGAGAGGGTTTATTCCGAAGCAGGAGCTGGTGAAGAGAGTGAATAGTTTCACGGATTTGAAGGAAAAC GTGGGTCGTAGATTGGTTGTACAGATTACGAGATTGAATGAAGACAAAAACGACTTGATACTGAGTGAAAAAACAGCATGG GAGAAGCGGTACCTTAGAGAAGGAACACTCTTAGAAGGAACAGTTGCCAGAATCTTACCGTATGGAGCCCAAGTCAGACTCGGAGAAAGTAGTAGAAG TGGACTGCTACACATTTCTAACATAACCCGCAGAAGAATTGGATCTGTTAGCGATGTGCTTCAGGTGGACGAAAGCTTAAAGGTTCTGGTTGTGAAATCTCTATTTCCAGACAAGATCTCTCTCAG CATTGCAGATCTTGAAAGCGAGCCGGGTTTGTTCATCACCAACAGAGAG AAAGTGTTTATGGAGGCTGAAGAGATGGCAAAGAGGTACAGAGCAAAGATGCCTACGGTGACAACAAGAAGCGAGATTTCTACTGATCGTCCTCCGATCACAAGCAGCTTCCCTCAGGGAAAGGATGAAGAAATCTATGCTAACTGGGACTGGTTCAAGTTTGAGAGTCAGTGA
- the LOC106300214 gene encoding 30S ribosomal protein S1 isoform X1, with amino-acid sequence MQTLLIQPSKSLFPSSIHSSGDVRDCIHFKPSEKASRFQFHRALTPSPFRSFASRRAYGIRFCSRDGVSDVRIAAEEEEEEEELELLNRPNPQKPDEEEDKEKPDDDELLEPFLKFFKHGEREEEEEEEEEGDEESERLTVEYYDPKPGEFVVGVVVSGNENKLDVSIGADMLGTMLTKEILPLYDKELDYLLCDLKHDAEEFLVHGKMGIVKDEEDDGVEVMEFARQGRPVVEIGTVIFAEVLGRTLSGRPLLSSRRYFRRIAWHRVRQIKQINEPIEVKITEWNTGGLLTRIEGLRGFIPKQELVKRVNSFTDLKENVGRRLVVQITRLNEDKNDLILSEKTAWEKRYLREGTLLEGTVARILPYGAQVRLGESSRSGLLHISNITRRRIGSVSDVLQVDESLKVLVVKSLFPDKISLSIADLESEPGLFITNREKVFMEAEEMAKRYRAKMPTVTTRSEISTDRPPITSSFPQGKDEEIYANWDWFKFESQ; translated from the exons ATGCAAACGCTTCTCATTCAGCCATCTAAGTCTCTCTTCCCCTCCTCCATTCACAGCTCCGGCGACGTCAGAGACTGTATCCACTTCAAACCATCGGAGAAAGCTTCTCGGTTTCAGTTTCACAGAGCCCTAACCCCCTCTCCGTTTCGCAGCTTCGCTTCTCGAAGAGCCTACGGGATCAGATTCTGCTCGCGCGACGGCGTCTCCGATGTTCGAATCGCGGCGGAGGAGGAGGAGGAGGAGGAGGAGCTTGAGCTATTGAACAGGCCTAATCCTCAGAAACCGGACGAGGAAGAGGATAAGGAGAAGCCTGACGACGACGAGCTCCTTGAGCCGTTTTTGAAATTCTTCAAGCATGGAGAACGAGAAGAAGAAGAAGAAGAAGAAGAAGAAGGTGACGAAGAATCGGAGAGACTCACCGTGGAGTATTACGATCCCAAGCCGGGTGAATTTGTCGTTGGAGTTGTGGTTTCAGGTAACGAGAACAAGCTCGATGTGAGTATAGGTGCGGATATGTTGGGGACTATGTTGACGAAGGAGATACTTCCGCTGTACGACAAAGAGTTGGATTACTTGCTGTGCGATTTGAAGCACGACGCTGAGGAGTTCTTGGTTCACGGTAAAATGGGGATTGTTAAGGATGAGGAGGATGATGGTGTTGAGGTGATGGAGTTTGCAAGGCAAGGGAGGCCTGTGGTGGAGATAGGGACGGTGATTTTCGCGGAGGTTTTGGGGAGGACGTTGAGTGGGAGGCCTTTGCTTTCTTCCAGACGTTACTTTCGGAGAATCGCTTGGCACCGTGTGAGGCAG ATTAAGCAGATTAATGAGCCTATTGAGGTTAAGATAACTGAGTGGAATACTGGAGGGCTACTTACCCGGATTGAG GGTTTGAGAGGGTTTATTCCGAAGCAGGAGCTGGTGAAGAGAGTGAATAGTTTCACGGATTTGAAGGAAAAC GTGGGTCGTAGATTGGTTGTACAGATTACGAGATTGAATGAAGACAAAAACGACTTGATACTGAGTGAAAAAACAGCATGG GAGAAGCGGTACCTTAGAGAAGGAACACTCTTAGAAGGAACAGTTGCCAGAATCTTACCGTATGGAGCCCAAGTCAGACTCGGAGAAAGTAGTAGAAG TGGACTGCTACACATTTCTAACATAACCCGCAGAAGAATTGGATCTGTTAGCGATGTGCTTCAGGTGGACGAAAGCTTAAAGGTTCTGGTTGTGAAATCTCTATTTCCAGACAAGATCTCTCTCAG CATTGCAGATCTTGAAAGCGAGCCGGGTTTGTTCATCACCAACAGAGAG AAAGTGTTTATGGAGGCTGAAGAGATGGCAAAGAGGTACAGAGCAAAGATGCCTACGGTGACAACAAGAAGCGAGATTTCTACTGATCGTCCTCCGATCACAAGCAGCTTCCCTCAGGGAAAGGATGAAGAAATCTATGCTAACTGGGACTGGTTCAAGTTTGAGAGTCAGTGA
- the LOC106300216 gene encoding uncharacterized protein LOC106300216, translating into MRRHSAIALRNLFSRSSLRISQNLSATSSPAIVNSLGDVSGRIRSPCSTSNLIKASFGSMIQRRFSTAGSPPDVNKVVDEINLKFAEAREEIEMAMDAKETVYFNEEAECARAAVAEVMEMFEGLLGKVTEEEKSSLQRSMGLKMEQLKAELQQLNE; encoded by the coding sequence ATGCGTCGTCACTCAGCAATCGCTCTCCGAAACTTATTCTCCAGAAGCTCTCTACGAATCTCTCAGAATCTAAGCGCTACCTCTTCTCCAGCTATTGTAAACTCGCTTGGCGATGTCTCCGGTCGTATCCGTTCTCCATGTTCGACATCCAATCTCATCAAAGCATCATTCGGTTCAATGATCCAGAGGAGATTCAGCACCGCTGGCTCGCCGCCAGATGTGAACAAGGTGGTGGACGAGATCAATCTGAAGTTTGCGGAGGCGCGTGAGGAGATAGAAATGGCGATGGATGCGAAGGAGACGGTTTACTTCAACGAGGAGGCGGAGTGCGCGAGAGCAGCCGTGGCGGAGGTTATGGAGATGTTCGAGGGTTTGCTCGGGAAGGTAACGGAGGAAGAGAAATCGTCTTTGCAGCGATCCATGGGGTTGAAGATGGAACAGCTCAAAGCTGAGCTTCAACAGCTTAACGAATGA